A window from Triticum aestivum cultivar Chinese Spring chromosome 6D, IWGSC CS RefSeq v2.1, whole genome shotgun sequence encodes these proteins:
- the LOC123145179 gene encoding uncharacterized protein At1g51745 isoform X2 gives MGGGSEGGGDADDGCCSVGDTSPGTIVWVRRRNGSWWPGRILGQAELPPSQIMSPRSGTPVKLLGREDASVDWYNLEKSKRVKAFRCGEFDACIERAEATQGTLSKKREKYARREDAILHALELERKLHQTQGFRPAYFSACTKHRKDLGSTRYKSKKRKRKDVSALPAKKEAGQYFLNADLKINFSDSQGTSENLISNHIGDLSHVRHIQGGASLESKENCTIVKKNRSDGSDFDESIEKCDRHRPLVQVLQSSANLTQHSPHNDDYGAILIGGDKDPSPATYRAKRRADFDTESYLQHPDSSSEEHTSSDFVEKHVSESSERECSESETEDDAELLQSANRILPPELRPRDPYFLRTSDRFGHVDNYDDDDDDDDNEVAYSAYMHQLNQSEEEDGSSELGVSRWHIKGKRNNRSAVKKLTYMTDGKSCLDKPNGLMKGSVYNTNGINHRKESVQTSDQQVLRNQIKEEPHYDSDETDLFEDTSHPEVNLYHSRTYPSSLKATRDLSRSYIYYNDYENDSSKISPLNWDTDQIFRVDRKAYWDEPSFYQRNGSSRLGRMGPMLFDIDLKVQASYHGEHVPLVSLMSRLDGKAIVGHPIQIEILVDGSTDHLVSGGDISMEESTGAPTAWRTGRRTAMQRIPRSNPLGASMDCGNEGRLAYPDWEMKPVFSKYSTSANHQVKKSMSNSKQRSSASKSQKKPSKKASLSSQKVRTLSSIPTGRRHHGGGTQAKPRTHSGIFSDLIKPDGAIPPVTCVPAKVVFTRILEAVGRPPLAAARRVRMVSPEARDPT, from the exons ATGGGGGGAGGCTCGGAGGGTGGAGGAGACGCGGACGACGGCTGCTGCAGCGTCGGGGACACCTCGCCGGGGACCATCGTGTGGGTGCGCCGGAGGAACGGCTCCTGGTGGCCCGGCAGGATCCTGGGCCAAGCCGAGCTGCCGCCGTCGCAGATCATGTCTCCAAGGTCCGGCACGCCGGTCAAGCTTCTCGGCCGCGAGGACGCCAGCGT TGACTGGTACAACCTTGAGAAATCAAAGCGCGTTAAAGCATTTAGGTGTGGGGAGTTCGATGCCTGCATTGAGAGGGCAGAGGCTACTCAAGGGACTCTTTCGAAGAAAAGAGAGAAATATGCACGGAGAGAAGATGCCATTCTTCATGCCCTTGAATTAGAGAGGAAACTGCATCAGACTCAAGGTTTCAGACCTGCCTACTTTTCTG CTTGCACGAAACATCGCAAAGACCTTGGAAGTACTCGCTACAAGAGcaaaaagaggaaaagaaaagatgTATCTGCTCTTCCTGCAAAAAAAGAAGCTGGGCAGTATTTTCTCAATGCCGATTTGAAGATAAACTTTTCAGACTCGCAGGGTACCTCAGAGAATCTTATCAGTAATCACATTGGAGACTTATCCCATGTGAGACATATTCAGGGTGGAGCAAGTTTAGAGAGCAAGGAGAATTGTACAATTGTGAAAAAGAATAGATCGGATGGAAGTGATTTCGATGAATCTATTGAAAAATGTGACAGACACCGACCACTTGTTCAAGTCTTGCAGAGCAGTGCAAACTTGACGCAGCACTCGCCGCACAATGATGATTACGGGGCTATCTTAATTGGGGGAGATAAAGATCCATCACCTGCCACCTATCGGGCTAAAAGAA GAGCTGATTTTGACACCGAAAGTTATCTTCAGCATCCAGATTCCTCTTCTGAGGAACATACATCTTCGGACTTTGTTGAGAAACACGTATCTGAGTCTTCAGAGAGGGAATGCTCAGAAAGTGAAACAGAAGATGATGCGGAGCTTTTGCAAA GTGCTAATAGGATTCTGCCTCCAGAGTTACGCCCCCGTGATCCTTATTTCCTTCGGACTTCTGACAGGTTTGGGCATGTGgataattatgatgatgatgatgatgatgatgacaatgaggtGGCCTATTCTGCTTATATGCATCAATTGAATCAATCAGAGGAAGAGGATGGTTCTTCTGAGCTGGGTGTCTCCCGATGGCATATAAAAGGTAAACGTAATAACCGTAGCGCAGTGAAGAAATTAACCTATATGACGGATGGAAAATCCTGTTTGGATAAACCCAATGGTCTCATGAAAGGATCTGTGTACAACACAAATGGTATAAATCATAGAAAAGAGAGTGTGCAGACATCCGATCAGCAAGTGCTTAGGAACCAAATCAAAGAGGAGCCCCACTATGATTCTGATGAAACAGATCTATTCGAGGACACAAGCCATCCTGAGGTTAACTTGTATCATAGTCGAACATACCCATCATCCTTGAAAGCTACAAGAGATCTTAGCCGAAGCTACATTTATTATAATGACTATGAAAATGATTCTTCCAAGATTTCTCCACTTAACTGGGATACAGATCAGATATTTCGTGTTGATCGGAAGGCATATTGGGACGAACCTTCATTTTACCAAAGAAATGGCAGTTCACGTTTGGGTCGCATGGGCCCAATGTTGTTTGATATCGACTTGAAGGTCCAAGCCAGCTACCATGGAGAGCATGTTCCTCTTGTTTCCTTGATGAGCAGACTGGATGGCAAAGCAATTGTTGGACACCCTATCCAAATTGAAATACTTGTAGATGGTTCCACTGACCACCTGGTTTCTGGTGGTGATATTAGTATGGAAGAGAGCACAGGAGCTCCAACTGCTTGGCGTACAGGCAGGAGGACAGCCATGCAAAGAATTCCCCGTTCTAATCCTTTAGGAGCATCAATGGACTGTGGCAATGAAGGCAGGCTTGCATATCCAGACTGGGAAATGAAACCAGTCTTCAGTAAATACTCAACTTCTGCAAATCACCAGGTTAAGAAAAGCATGTCAAATAGCAAGCAGAGGTCATCGGCATCCAAATCTCAAAAGAAGCCATCCAAGAAGGCAAGTCTGTCAAGCCAGAAGGTCAGAACCCTCTCTTCCATCCCCACTGGAAGAAGGCATCATGGAGGTGGCACTCAAGCAAAGCCGCGTACGCACAGTGGCATTTTCAGTGACTTGATCAAACCAGACGGAGCAATTCCACCAGTTACATGCGTCCCCGCAAAGGTTGTGTTCACAAGGATACTGGAAGCAG
- the LOC123145179 gene encoding uncharacterized protein At1g51745 isoform X1: protein MGGGSEGGGDADDGCCSVGDTSPGTIVWVRRRNGSWWPGRILGQAELPPSQIMSPRSGTPVKLLGREDASVDWYNLEKSKRVKAFRCGEFDACIERAEATQGTLSKKREKYARREDAILHALELERKLHQTQGFRPAYFSACTKHRKDLGSTRYKSKKRKRKDVSALPAKKEAGQYFLNADLKINFSDSQGTSENLISNHIGDLSHVRHIQGGASLESKENCTIVKKNRSDGSDFDESIEKCDRHRPLVQVLQSSANLTQHSPHNDDYGAILIGGDKDPSPATYRAKRSRYAYLPSDSGETHSHSDLPSAQMVSTGADFDTESYLQHPDSSSEEHTSSDFVEKHVSESSERECSESETEDDAELLQSANRILPPELRPRDPYFLRTSDRFGHVDNYDDDDDDDDNEVAYSAYMHQLNQSEEEDGSSELGVSRWHIKGKRNNRSAVKKLTYMTDGKSCLDKPNGLMKGSVYNTNGINHRKESVQTSDQQVLRNQIKEEPHYDSDETDLFEDTSHPEVNLYHSRTYPSSLKATRDLSRSYIYYNDYENDSSKISPLNWDTDQIFRVDRKAYWDEPSFYQRNGSSRLGRMGPMLFDIDLKVQASYHGEHVPLVSLMSRLDGKAIVGHPIQIEILVDGSTDHLVSGGDISMEESTGAPTAWRTGRRTAMQRIPRSNPLGASMDCGNEGRLAYPDWEMKPVFSKYSTSANHQVKKSMSNSKQRSSASKSQKKPSKKASLSSQKVRTLSSIPTGRRHHGGGTQAKPRTHSGIFSDLIKPDGAIPPVTCVPAKVVFTRILEAVGRPPLAAARRVRMVSPEARDPT, encoded by the exons ATGGGGGGAGGCTCGGAGGGTGGAGGAGACGCGGACGACGGCTGCTGCAGCGTCGGGGACACCTCGCCGGGGACCATCGTGTGGGTGCGCCGGAGGAACGGCTCCTGGTGGCCCGGCAGGATCCTGGGCCAAGCCGAGCTGCCGCCGTCGCAGATCATGTCTCCAAGGTCCGGCACGCCGGTCAAGCTTCTCGGCCGCGAGGACGCCAGCGT TGACTGGTACAACCTTGAGAAATCAAAGCGCGTTAAAGCATTTAGGTGTGGGGAGTTCGATGCCTGCATTGAGAGGGCAGAGGCTACTCAAGGGACTCTTTCGAAGAAAAGAGAGAAATATGCACGGAGAGAAGATGCCATTCTTCATGCCCTTGAATTAGAGAGGAAACTGCATCAGACTCAAGGTTTCAGACCTGCCTACTTTTCTG CTTGCACGAAACATCGCAAAGACCTTGGAAGTACTCGCTACAAGAGcaaaaagaggaaaagaaaagatgTATCTGCTCTTCCTGCAAAAAAAGAAGCTGGGCAGTATTTTCTCAATGCCGATTTGAAGATAAACTTTTCAGACTCGCAGGGTACCTCAGAGAATCTTATCAGTAATCACATTGGAGACTTATCCCATGTGAGACATATTCAGGGTGGAGCAAGTTTAGAGAGCAAGGAGAATTGTACAATTGTGAAAAAGAATAGATCGGATGGAAGTGATTTCGATGAATCTATTGAAAAATGTGACAGACACCGACCACTTGTTCAAGTCTTGCAGAGCAGTGCAAACTTGACGCAGCACTCGCCGCACAATGATGATTACGGGGCTATCTTAATTGGGGGAGATAAAGATCCATCACCTGCCACCTATCGGGCTAAAAGAAGTAGATATGCATACCTGCCTAGTGATTCTGGTGAAACTCATAGTCATAGTGATTTACCTTCTGCTCAAATGGTTTCTACAGGAGCTGATTTTGACACCGAAAGTTATCTTCAGCATCCAGATTCCTCTTCTGAGGAACATACATCTTCGGACTTTGTTGAGAAACACGTATCTGAGTCTTCAGAGAGGGAATGCTCAGAAAGTGAAACAGAAGATGATGCGGAGCTTTTGCAAA GTGCTAATAGGATTCTGCCTCCAGAGTTACGCCCCCGTGATCCTTATTTCCTTCGGACTTCTGACAGGTTTGGGCATGTGgataattatgatgatgatgatgatgatgatgacaatgaggtGGCCTATTCTGCTTATATGCATCAATTGAATCAATCAGAGGAAGAGGATGGTTCTTCTGAGCTGGGTGTCTCCCGATGGCATATAAAAGGTAAACGTAATAACCGTAGCGCAGTGAAGAAATTAACCTATATGACGGATGGAAAATCCTGTTTGGATAAACCCAATGGTCTCATGAAAGGATCTGTGTACAACACAAATGGTATAAATCATAGAAAAGAGAGTGTGCAGACATCCGATCAGCAAGTGCTTAGGAACCAAATCAAAGAGGAGCCCCACTATGATTCTGATGAAACAGATCTATTCGAGGACACAAGCCATCCTGAGGTTAACTTGTATCATAGTCGAACATACCCATCATCCTTGAAAGCTACAAGAGATCTTAGCCGAAGCTACATTTATTATAATGACTATGAAAATGATTCTTCCAAGATTTCTCCACTTAACTGGGATACAGATCAGATATTTCGTGTTGATCGGAAGGCATATTGGGACGAACCTTCATTTTACCAAAGAAATGGCAGTTCACGTTTGGGTCGCATGGGCCCAATGTTGTTTGATATCGACTTGAAGGTCCAAGCCAGCTACCATGGAGAGCATGTTCCTCTTGTTTCCTTGATGAGCAGACTGGATGGCAAAGCAATTGTTGGACACCCTATCCAAATTGAAATACTTGTAGATGGTTCCACTGACCACCTGGTTTCTGGTGGTGATATTAGTATGGAAGAGAGCACAGGAGCTCCAACTGCTTGGCGTACAGGCAGGAGGACAGCCATGCAAAGAATTCCCCGTTCTAATCCTTTAGGAGCATCAATGGACTGTGGCAATGAAGGCAGGCTTGCATATCCAGACTGGGAAATGAAACCAGTCTTCAGTAAATACTCAACTTCTGCAAATCACCAGGTTAAGAAAAGCATGTCAAATAGCAAGCAGAGGTCATCGGCATCCAAATCTCAAAAGAAGCCATCCAAGAAGGCAAGTCTGTCAAGCCAGAAGGTCAGAACCCTCTCTTCCATCCCCACTGGAAGAAGGCATCATGGAGGTGGCACTCAAGCAAAGCCGCGTACGCACAGTGGCATTTTCAGTGACTTGATCAAACCAGACGGAGCAATTCCACCAGTTACATGCGTCCCCGCAAAGGTTGTGTTCACAAGGATACTGGAAGCAG